From a single Rutidosis leptorrhynchoides isolate AG116_Rl617_1_P2 chromosome 5, CSIRO_AGI_Rlap_v1, whole genome shotgun sequence genomic region:
- the LOC139847307 gene encoding uncharacterized protein — translation MDINFAGSFLRLIWDGAETDFWNDSWLCEVPLKQKFTRLFHLDEEPNLRVQQRVTWSDRDVFFNEKWRRMPSGRALGDLNTLRGMINDYVKQDKSRDSWVWNLAGNELFSSKTLASIIDNSLLGNGSNMEFLKNSLVPNNVSIFIWRVLKRRIPVRTELDKRGIDLDSVRCPLCDDDVETIDHSMFFCRHSLDIWEQVYKWWGLGMVSNLSINEAFRGECNRSLSHFGQVFGK, via the coding sequence ATGGATATCAACTTTGCGGGTTCGTTTCTAAGACTAATCTGGGATGGCGCCGAAACAGatttttggaatgattcgtggcttTGTGAAGTTCCTTTGAAGCAAAAATTCACGCGTTTATTTCACCTAGATGAAGAACCGAATCTGCGAGTGCAACAACGTGTAACATGGAGCGACCGTGATGTATTCTTTAACGAGAAGTGGAGGCGAATGCCTTCGGGTCGAGCACTTGGCGACCTTAATACTCTTCGAGGCATGATAAATGATTATGTGAAACAAGACAAGTCTAGGGATTCTTGGGTTTGGAATCTTGCGGGAAACGAGTTATTTTCTTCAAAGACATTGGCGAGCATTATTGATAACAGCTTGCTTGGGAATGGATCGAACATGGAATTCTTGAAGAATAGCTTGGTACCTAACAATGTTTCAATCTTCATATGGAGAGTGTTAAAAAGGCGGATACCGGTACGTACCGAACTTGATAAGAGAGGTATTGACCTAGATTCCGTTAGATGCCCTCTATGTGATGATGATGTTGAAACTATTGATCATTCTATGTTTTTTTGTCGTCATTCGTTGGATATTTGGGAGCAGGTTTACAAGTGGTGGGGATTAGGCATGGTTTCAAATTTAAGTATAAATGAAGCTTTTCGTGGAGAATGTAACCGCTCCTTATCCCATTTTGGTCAAGTATTTGGCAAGTAA